The following proteins come from a genomic window of Miscanthus floridulus cultivar M001 chromosome 2, ASM1932011v1, whole genome shotgun sequence:
- the LOC136516832 gene encoding actin-depolymerizing factor 2, with protein MAFMRSHSNASSGMGVAPNIRETFVELQMKKAFRYVIFKIEEKQKQVVVEKTGATTESYDDFLASLPENDCRYALYDFDFVTGENVQKSKIFFIAWSPSTSRIRAKMLYSTSKDRIKHELDGFHYEIQATDPSEVDIEVLRERAH; from the exons ATGGCCTTCATGCGCTCCCAC TCAAATGCATCTTCCGGCATGGGAGTTGCCCCTAACATTAGGGAGACATTTGTTGAGCTCCAAATGAAGAAGGCATTCCGATATGTCATCTTCAAAATCGAAGAGAAGCAAAAGCAGGTGGTTGTGGAGAAGACAGGGGCTACTACTGAAAGCTATGATGATTTTTTGGCCTCTCTCCCAGAGAATGACTGCCGATATGCTCTCTATGATTTTGATTTTGTTACTGGGGAGAACGTGCAGAAAAGCAAGATTTTCTTCATTGCCTG GTCCCCATCAACATCCCGCATCCGTGCTAAGATGCTGTACTCCACCTCGAAGGACCGCATCAAGCACGAGCTCGACGGGTTCCACTATGAGATCCAGGCGACCGACCCATCAGAGGTGGACATTGAGGTTCTCCGGGAGCGGGCTCACTGA
- the LOC136537902 gene encoding uncharacterized protein, with product MADSGALVVTEARQQQPLSQIAESGTHRLLLKQWVKEEDLLARRVALREARLDGARKEIAFLYCAFFAFHAASVLLLFLSSSASSGSASASTAACRRSWIPCLVSLLSSLAMLWALRYKSDTEAVLERLLAREREDALLLARCVSELKRKGVHFDLLKEVDALRRAKSLRVEAKGGADRPRRWQARDLAVVALFAAACGVLVLTRFLLCN from the coding sequence ATGGCCGACTCCGGCGCCCTCGTCGTCACGGAGGCGCGGCAGCAGCAGCCGCTGAGCCAGATCGCGGAGAGCGGGACGCACCGGCTGCTGCTCAAGCAGTGGGTCAAGGAGGAGGACCTGCTGGCGCGCCGCGTCGCGCTGCGGGAGGCCCGCCTCGACGGCGCCCGCAAGGAGATCGCCTTTCTCTACTGCGCCTTCTTCGCCTTCCACGCCGCCTCCgtcctgctcctcttcctctcctcatCCGCTTCCTCCGgctccgcctccgcctcgacgGCGGCTTGCAGGCGGTCCTGGATCCCATGCCTCGTCTCGTTGCTCTCCTCGCTCGCCATGCTCTGGGCGCTGCGGTACAAGTCCGACACGGAGGCCGTCCTGGAGCGCCTGCTCGCGCGGGAGCGCGAGGACGCGCTGCTCCTCGCCAGGTGCGTCTCCGAGCTCAAGCGCAAGGGCGTCCACTTCGACCTGCTCAAGGAGGTGGACGCGCTGCGCAGGGCCAAGAGCCTCCGCGTCGAGGCCAAGGGCGGCGCCGACAGGCCCAGGAGGTGGCAGGCCAGGGACCTCGCCGTCGTCGCGCTCTTCGCCGCCGCCTGCGGGGTGCTCGTGCTCACCAGGTTCCTGCTCTGCAATTAG